One stretch of Nocardia fluminea DNA includes these proteins:
- a CDS encoding nucleotidyltransferase, producing MSADIDELLHSLTLVVNTLRDSGVRFAVGGGCAVYARGGPASDHDVDIFVRPQDSEAARAALVTVGMRAADPVEDWLTKAYHGDVLVDIIFRTNHHTVDDALLDRAEVMRIGTAVAPVLTGTDLIIDKLMVLDAHRLDFTRLLEAARALREQVDWPRVRRECAESPYARAFLSLLADLGIQAPEVTAHRDEPPQYVVANLRRAFAEDPRTATMGVHVTVRGDVVVLTGEVADEQSRLALETVLRERIGPLRVHNDVRVHRRNAPVGPELLE from the coding sequence ATGAGCGCTGATATCGATGAACTCCTGCACAGTTTGACCTTGGTGGTCAATACGCTGCGCGACAGCGGAGTCCGGTTCGCGGTCGGTGGTGGCTGCGCGGTGTACGCGCGCGGTGGTCCGGCATCCGATCACGATGTCGATATCTTCGTCCGGCCCCAGGACAGCGAGGCGGCCCGGGCGGCACTGGTCACCGTCGGAATGCGCGCCGCGGACCCGGTGGAGGATTGGCTGACCAAGGCTTACCACGGAGATGTCCTGGTGGACATCATCTTCCGGACCAACCATCACACCGTCGACGACGCGTTGCTCGACCGCGCCGAGGTGATGCGGATCGGGACCGCTGTCGCGCCGGTGCTCACCGGGACCGATCTGATCATCGACAAATTGATGGTGCTCGATGCCCACCGCCTGGATTTCACCCGTCTGCTCGAGGCCGCGCGCGCACTGCGCGAGCAGGTGGATTGGCCACGGGTGCGGCGTGAGTGCGCCGAATCACCTTATGCCAGAGCATTTCTCAGCTTGCTCGCCGATCTCGGTATCCAAGCGCCGGAGGTCACGGCCCACCGCGACGAGCCGCCGCAGTACGTGGTCGCGAATCTGCGCCGCGCTTTCGCCGAAGATCCGCGCACCGCGACGATGGGCGTCCATGTCACCGTCCGGGGAGACGTGGTGGTCCTCACCGGCGAGGTGGCCGACGAACAGAGCAGGCTCGCACTGGAAACGGTACTGCGTGAACGAATCGGACCGCTGCGGGTGCACAACGACGTCCGGGTCCATCGCCGTAACGCGCCGGTCGGCCCGGAACTGCTCGAGTGA
- a CDS encoding DUF6766 family protein, producing the protein MLLLLFLGSWGAQFITQLIEYRNTQQQFGQPFQWSGYWPEFLASTFENWQSEWFQLVFQAVLLLGAKHWIFRVDAENTERIESKVDDLRNYLVPPEGRSPLPGD; encoded by the coding sequence GTGCTGCTGCTTCTGTTCCTGGGCTCTTGGGGCGCGCAGTTCATCACCCAGCTGATCGAATACCGCAATACGCAACAACAATTCGGGCAGCCGTTCCAGTGGTCCGGCTACTGGCCGGAGTTTCTCGCCAGCACTTTCGAGAACTGGCAGAGCGAATGGTTCCAGCTGGTTTTCCAGGCCGTGCTTCTTCTCGGCGCGAAACATTGGATCTTCCGTGTTGACGCCGAGAACACCGAGCGGATCGAATCGAAGGTCGATGATCTTCGGAACTACCTGGTCCCGCCGGAGGGTCGGTCGCCCTTGCCCGGTGACTGA
- a CDS encoding CinA family protein, which produces MANDTADQLAALAERSGLTVAVAESLTAGQVAAALGAAPDSVVWFRGGVVAYATEVKQQVLGVPDVPVVSETAATAMARGVRSLMDADLAVATTGAGGPDPQDGEDPGSVWFCVATREDAQAVHRQYDGDPAHVVHQSVQYALELLLSAAKTVTGSAPVSVTDNRV; this is translated from the coding sequence ATGGCGAATGACACGGCGGACCAGCTCGCCGCTCTCGCCGAACGATCCGGTCTCACGGTAGCGGTCGCCGAATCGTTGACGGCGGGCCAGGTCGCCGCGGCTCTGGGCGCCGCGCCGGACTCGGTGGTGTGGTTTCGCGGCGGGGTCGTGGCCTATGCCACCGAGGTCAAACAGCAGGTGCTCGGAGTTCCCGATGTGCCGGTGGTGTCCGAAACCGCGGCGACGGCGATGGCGCGGGGTGTGCGCTCGTTGATGGACGCCGATCTCGCTGTCGCCACCACCGGGGCCGGCGGCCCCGACCCGCAGGACGGGGAGGACCCGGGTTCGGTCTGGTTCTGTGTGGCCACGCGCGAGGACGCACAGGCCGTTCACCGCCAGTACGACGGCGATCCCGCGCACGTGGTCCATCAGTCCGTGCAGTACGCGCTCGAATTGCTGCTGTCGGCGGCGAAGACTGTGACGGGATCAGCTCCTGTGTCGGTGACCGATAACCGGGTATAG
- a CDS encoding type 1 glutamine amidotransferase domain-containing protein has product MPQQALTGKRVAILATDGVEQVELVQPRAAVEDAGATTALLSLESGEIQAMNHDVEKGDTFTVDRPVAEAAVDDFDALLLPGGTTNPDKLRQDPAAVAFVKEFAATGKPIGVICHGPWTLVEADAVRGRTLTSYPSLRTDIRNAGGTVLDQEVVTDNGLVSSRNPADLPAFCAKIVEEFAEGRH; this is encoded by the coding sequence ATGCCCCAGCAAGCACTGACCGGAAAGCGCGTAGCCATCCTGGCCACCGACGGAGTCGAACAGGTCGAGCTCGTCCAGCCCCGCGCGGCCGTCGAGGACGCGGGTGCCACGACCGCCCTGCTCTCCCTCGAGAGCGGTGAGATCCAGGCGATGAATCACGACGTGGAGAAGGGCGACACCTTCACGGTGGATCGACCCGTCGCCGAAGCCGCCGTCGACGACTTCGACGCGCTGCTGCTCCCCGGCGGCACCACCAATCCCGACAAGCTACGCCAGGACCCCGCGGCGGTCGCCTTCGTCAAGGAGTTCGCCGCCACCGGCAAACCGATCGGCGTCATCTGCCACGGGCCGTGGACCCTCGTCGAAGCCGACGCCGTCCGCGGACGCACCCTCACCTCCTACCCGAGCCTGCGCACCGACATCCGCAACGCGGGCGGCACCGTGCTCGACCAGGAAGTCGTCACCGACAACGGTCTGGTGTCGAGCCGCAACCCCGCCGACCTACCCGCCTTCTGCGCCAAGATCGTCGAGGAGTTCGCCGAGGGCAGGCACTGA
- a CDS encoding flavodoxin family protein produces the protein MSDPLQALALVCTLKPSPAPSSSVLIADQVLDALASHGVKGEAVRIADFDIRPGVGADEGEGDQWPQIRRRVLDADIVVLATPTWLGHLSSVAQRVLERLDAELSNTDDAGRPAMFGKIGLAAIVGNEDGAHKIAADTFQALDDIGFTIPAQGCTYWNGEAMGGVDYNDLPETPDAVRQTTRTMARNAAHLAELLRAQNYPAE, from the coding sequence ATGAGCGACCCTCTGCAAGCTCTCGCACTGGTCTGCACGCTCAAGCCGTCTCCCGCCCCGTCGAGCAGCGTCCTCATCGCCGATCAGGTGCTCGACGCGTTGGCGTCGCACGGTGTCAAAGGCGAGGCGGTACGGATCGCGGACTTCGACATTCGCCCCGGGGTCGGTGCCGACGAAGGCGAGGGGGACCAGTGGCCGCAGATCCGGCGCCGCGTGCTCGACGCCGACATCGTCGTACTCGCCACCCCGACCTGGCTGGGGCATCTGTCCTCGGTCGCGCAGCGGGTGCTGGAACGGCTCGACGCCGAACTGTCCAACACCGACGACGCGGGCAGGCCCGCCATGTTCGGCAAGATCGGCCTCGCGGCCATCGTCGGCAACGAGGACGGCGCGCACAAGATCGCCGCCGACACCTTCCAGGCCCTCGACGACATCGGGTTCACCATCCCCGCCCAGGGCTGCACGTACTGGAACGGTGAGGCGATGGGTGGCGTCGACTACAACGACCTTCCCGAAACCCCCGACGCGGTCCGCCAGACCACTCGCACCATGGCCCGCAACGCCGCCCACCTGGCCGAATTGCTGCGCGCACAGAACTATCCGGCCGAATGA
- a CDS encoding metallophosphoesterase family protein, which produces MMRIAAVGDVHLSEQCRGRVRPELADLAERADVLLLAGDLTRLGTMEEARTVASEFGDLAVPVVAVLGNHDYHSDRAEEITSLLGDHDITVLEGTGVTLPIGDRTLGIAGTKGFGGGFAGKCASAFGEPQMREFARHTEELADKLHAALCDLHTDVTVALTHYSPVSDTLHGEPPEIYPFLGSYLLGEAIDACGVDLALHGHAHAGTERGTTPGGIRVRNVAQPVIGTEYAIYEIDPGST; this is translated from the coding sequence ATCATGCGCATCGCCGCGGTGGGAGACGTCCATTTGAGCGAGCAGTGCCGAGGCAGAGTACGGCCCGAACTGGCCGATCTGGCGGAGCGTGCCGACGTGCTGCTGCTCGCCGGCGACCTGACGCGACTGGGCACCATGGAGGAAGCGCGCACTGTCGCATCGGAATTCGGTGATCTGGCTGTGCCGGTGGTCGCCGTCCTGGGCAACCACGACTATCACAGCGACCGAGCCGAGGAGATCACCTCGTTGCTCGGCGACCACGACATCACGGTGCTCGAGGGAACCGGCGTGACGCTGCCCATCGGTGACCGCACCCTCGGTATCGCGGGTACGAAAGGATTCGGTGGCGGGTTCGCCGGGAAATGCGCGAGCGCGTTCGGTGAACCGCAGATGCGCGAGTTCGCTCGCCACACCGAAGAACTGGCGGACAAACTGCACGCGGCGCTGTGTGATCTGCACACCGATGTGACGGTCGCGCTGACGCACTATTCGCCGGTGTCGGACACCTTGCACGGCGAACCGCCCGAGATCTACCCTTTCCTGGGGTCCTACCTGCTCGGCGAGGCGATCGACGCCTGCGGTGTCGATCTGGCGTTGCACGGGCACGCGCACGCCGGCACGGAGCGCGGCACCACACCGGGCGGGATCCGGGTCCGCAACGTCGCGCAACCGGTCATCGGCACCGAGTACGCGATCTATGAGATCGATCCCGGGTCGACGTAG
- a CDS encoding anti-sigma factor antagonist (This anti-anti-sigma factor, or anti-sigma factor antagonist, belongs to a family that includes characterized members SpoIIAA, RsbV, RsfA, and RsfB.), giving the protein MDPRLRRSEDVLPLLNGDSSDVGTRLRAELHVRRTVTILTVHGEIDAYTRNRWRHILDDAVRTAEDYGRLVVDVGDARFIGCRPVLDLARTAQEGIARGVQVTVVDPEPSVLARVITITGLTEWLPVYTDAAQMLSEDPIRPRTCAPATPTVLTPRAS; this is encoded by the coding sequence ATGGACCCCCGATTACGCCGCAGCGAAGATGTTCTGCCCCTTCTCAACGGCGATTCCAGCGATGTCGGCACGCGGTTGCGCGCCGAGCTCCACGTCCGCCGCACGGTCACGATCTTGACCGTGCACGGCGAGATCGATGCCTATACCCGCAACCGATGGCGCCATATTCTCGACGACGCCGTCCGCACGGCCGAGGACTACGGGCGCTTGGTCGTCGATGTCGGCGACGCTCGATTCATCGGATGCCGGCCAGTGCTCGACCTGGCTCGCACCGCGCAGGAGGGCATTGCCCGAGGAGTCCAGGTCACGGTGGTCGACCCGGAGCCCTCGGTCCTCGCCCGGGTCATCACCATCACCGGGCTCACCGAATGGCTGCCGGTGTACACCGATGCCGCGCAGATGCTGAGCGAGGATCCGATCCGCCCCAGAACCTGTGCCCCGGCGACACCGACTGTTCTCACCCCTCGGGCGTCGTGA
- a CDS encoding Rv2640c family ArsR-like transcriptional regulator, translating to MPKALPMIDMSAPVCCAPVAAGPVDDAAALEVALRLKAIADPARVKLLSLLLTSPLGEENGGDLAATVGLSESTVSHHLGQLRKAGLVESERRGMNTIHRARRDALSALCTVLDPNCCT from the coding sequence ATGCCCAAGGCGCTCCCCATGATCGACATGTCCGCCCCCGTCTGCTGTGCCCCCGTCGCGGCGGGCCCCGTCGACGACGCCGCCGCGCTGGAAGTGGCGTTGCGGCTCAAGGCGATCGCCGACCCGGCCAGGGTCAAGTTGCTCTCGCTGCTGCTGACGAGCCCGCTCGGCGAGGAGAACGGTGGCGACCTCGCCGCCACGGTCGGCCTGAGCGAGTCCACGGTCTCGCATCATCTCGGCCAATTACGCAAAGCGGGCCTGGTCGAGTCCGAGCGGCGCGGGATGAACACGATCCACCGCGCCCGCCGCGACGCGCTGTCCGCGCTGTGCACGGTCCTGGATCCGAACTGCTGCACCTAG
- a CDS encoding SRPBCC family protein — protein MVQVTRTIQAPVDEVFAVLSDGWSYASWVVGASHIRNVDATWPQVGARIHHSVGPWPCTIQDTTAVRALDPPHSIELDARLWPMGAAVVRVELRAVSPTSCEAVMSEQAVRGPGRLMPHAVQAVLLTPRNRESLSRLADLAEGGYPDARADSPDR, from the coding sequence ATGGTCCAGGTGACGCGCACGATCCAGGCCCCGGTGGACGAGGTGTTCGCGGTGCTCTCCGATGGGTGGTCCTATGCGAGCTGGGTCGTCGGGGCCTCGCACATCCGCAATGTGGACGCCACGTGGCCGCAGGTGGGAGCACGCATTCACCACAGTGTCGGGCCGTGGCCGTGCACCATCCAGGACACGACCGCGGTCCGTGCCCTCGACCCCCCGCACAGCATCGAACTCGACGCCAGGCTCTGGCCGATGGGCGCCGCTGTCGTGCGGGTGGAGCTACGCGCCGTCAGCCCCACCTCGTGTGAGGCCGTGATGTCCGAACAAGCGGTTCGCGGACCGGGCCGGTTGATGCCGCACGCGGTCCAGGCGGTGCTGCTCACGCCGCGTAATCGCGAATCGTTGTCGCGGCTCGCCGACCTCGCCGAGGGCGGGTATCCGGACGCGAGAGCCGACAGCCCGGACCGGTGA